One Euphorbia lathyris chromosome 1, ddEupLath1.1, whole genome shotgun sequence DNA segment encodes these proteins:
- the LOC136214330 gene encoding actin-depolymerizing factor-like, with amino-acid sequence MANASSGMAVHDECTLKFMDLKAKRSYRYIVFKIEDGVQQVVVEKLGQPKGSFDDFTASLPANECRYAVFDFDFTTNENVPKSKIIFVAWSPATAKVRSKMLYASSKDRFRRVLNGVQVELQATDSSEITLDIVKSRAF; translated from the exons ATG GCAAATGCATCATCTGGAATGGCAGTACATGATGAGTGTACACTGAAATTCATGGATTTAAAAGCGAAGAGAAGTTACAGGTACATTGTGTTCAAGATAGAAGATGGAGTTCAACAAGTAGTAGTGGAAAAACTTGGACAACCTAAAGGTTCTTTCGATGACTTCACTGCCAGTTTGCCTGCAAATGAGTGTCGATATGCTGTCTTCGATTTTGATTTCACTACTAACGAAAATGTTCCTAAGAGCAAAATTATCTTCGTCGCCTG GTCTCCAGCAACAGCAAAGGTGAGGAGCAAGATGTTGTATGCAAGTTCAAAGGACAGATTCAGGAGGGTGCTAAATGGAGTTCAAGTTGAATTGCAAGCCACAGACTCAAGTGAGATCACTTTGGACATTGTCAAAAGCAGAgccttttga